Sequence from the Egibacter rhizosphaerae genome:
GCGATCGAACGCAGCGGCCACCAGGAGGTCGTGCAGTACCGCGGCGAGATCATGCCGCTGCTCCGCCTCGGCGAGCTGCTCGGCTACGGCTTCGAATCCGCCGGTGACGGCCCGCTCAACGTCGTGGTGCACACGCGCGGTGGCCGCAGCGTGGGACTGCTCGTCGGGCAGATCCTCGACATCGCCGACCAGCGCGTCGACATCGACGGCGGGCGCGAGCACGGCGCGCTCCTGGGCACGACCGTCATCCACGACCGAGTCACCGATGTCGTCGACATCGGCTCCCTCGTCGCGAGCTCGGGGGCGCTCGACGACCGATCCCCCGTGGCGGTCTGAGATGGCCGCGGCGGCCCCGGGAATCGACCTGAAGAAGGGACAGGAGGCGATGGTGACCCAGTACTGCACGTTTCGGTTGGACGGTTTCACCTTCGGGATAGAGGTCGAGCGCGTCCAGGAGGTGATCCGCTACCAGGACATGAGCCGGGTCCCGCTCTCCTCGGAGGTGGTGCGGGGGCTCATCAACCTTCGGGGGCAGATCGTCACCGCACTGGACCTGCGCGCACGGCTGCAGCTGCCGCCACGTCCCGAGGGCCAGTGGCCGATGAACGTCGTCGTGATGACCGACGACGGGCCACTGTCGCTGCTGGTCGACTCCATCGGCGAGGTGGTCGACGTGGAGGCGGACAGCTTCGAGACGCCGCCCGAGACGCTCGACGGCGTCGCGAGGGACCTGATCCAGGGTTGTCACAAGCTGGACGGGCATCTGCTACTCGTGCTCGCCACCGATCGGGCGGTG
This genomic interval carries:
- a CDS encoding chemotaxis protein CheW, whose protein sequence is MAAAAPGIDLKKGQEAMVTQYCTFRLDGFTFGIEVERVQEVIRYQDMSRVPLSSEVVRGLINLRGQIVTALDLRARLQLPPRPEGQWPMNVVVMTDDGPLSLLVDSIGEVVDVEADSFETPPETLDGVARDLIQGCHKLDGHLLLVLATDRAVSLPEPARS